A region from the Ammospiza nelsoni isolate bAmmNel1 chromosome 1, bAmmNel1.pri, whole genome shotgun sequence genome encodes:
- the CCT5 gene encoding T-complex protein 1 subunit epsilon, with translation MSAMGTLAFDEYGRPFLILKDQERKTRLMGLEALKSHIMAAKAVASTLRTSLGPNGLDKMMVDKDGEVTVTNDGATILNMMDVDHQIAKLMVELAKSQDDEIGDGTTGVVVLAGALLEQAEQLLDRGIHPIRIADGYEQAARIAIEHLDKISDSFPVDPQNIEPLIQTAKTTLGSKVVNRCHRQMAEIAVNAVLTVADMERKDVDFELIKVQGKVGGRLEDTQLVKGVIVDKDFSHPQMPKELKDAKIAILTCPFEPPKPKTKHKLDVTSVDDYKALQKYEKEKFEEMVKQIKDTGANLAICQWGFDDEANHLLLQNELPAVRWVGGPELELIAIATGGRIVPRFCELTAEKLGFAGVVREISFGTTKDRMLLIEQCQNSRAVTIFIRGGNKMIIEEAKRSLHDALCVIRNLVRDNRIVYGGGAAEISCALAVSEAADKCPSLEQYAVRAFADALEVIPMALSENSGMNPIQTMTEVRARQVKENNPALGIDCLQKGTNDMKQQHVIETLIGKKQQISLATQVVRMILKIDDIRRPGESEE, from the exons ATGTCGGCCATGGGGACTCTGGCGTTTGACGAGTATGGGCGGCCCTTCCTCATCCTCAAGGACCAGGAGCGCAAGACGCGCCTCATGGGGCTGGAGGCGCTCAAG TCTCACATAATGGCAGCAAAGGCTGTAGCAAGTACTCTGAGAACATCGCTTGGGCCCAATG GCTTGGACAAAATGATGGTGGACAAGGATGGTGAGGTGACTGTGACAAATGATGGTGCTACCATCCTGAATATGATGGATGTGGATCACCAGATAGCCAAACTCATGGTGGAGCTGGCTAAGTCTCAGGATGATGAAATTGGGGATGGAACTACTGGAGTCGTTG ttctgGCTGGGGCATtactggagcaggctgagcagctgctggaccGAGGCATCCACCCCATCAGGATAGCAGATGGTTATGAGCAGGCAGCACGCATTGCTATTGAGCATCTAGACAAAATCAGTGACAGCTTCCCAGTTGATCCACAGAACATTGAGCCTCTGATCCAGACAGCAAAGACAACTCTGGGCTCTAAAGT AGTGAACCGCTGTCACCGGCAAATGGCAGAGATTGCTGTGAATGCTGTACTGACAGTGGCAGACATGGAACGGAAGGATGTTGATTTTGAGCTGATCAAAGTGCAAGGCAAAGTGGGTGGTAGACTGGAAGATACACAGTTGGTTAAAGGAGTGATTGTGGATAAAGATTTCAGTCATCCACAGATGCCTAAA GAGCTAAAAGATGCTAAAATTGCCATCCTTACTTGTCCATTTGAACCACCTAAGCCTAAAACCAAACATAAGCTTGATGTCACATCTGTGGATGATTACAAGGCActgcagaaatatgaaaaagagAAGTTTGAAGAGATGGTGAAGCAG ATAAAAGACACTGGTGCAAACCTTGCCATTTGCCAATGGGGTTTTGATGATGAGGCAAATCACTTGCTGCTCCAGAATGAGCTGCCTGCTGTTCGTTGGGTTGGTGGACCTGAATTAGAA TTAATCGCCATTGCAACGGGAGGGCGCATCGTGCCGCGCTTCTGCGAGCTCACGGCAGAGAAACTGGGATTTGCAGGTGTCGTCAGAGAGATCTCCTTCGGAACAACCAAGGACAGAATGCTCCTCATCGAACAGTGTCAGAACTCCAGAGCTGTGACCATTTTCATTAGGGGAGGAAATAAAATG ATCATTGAAGAAGCGAAGCGCTCCCTTCACGATGCCTTGTGTGTAATCCGGAATCTCGTTCGTGACAATCGGATTGTGTACGGTGGTGGTGCAGCTGAAATATCTTGTGCCTTGGCAGTCAGTGAGGCAGCAGATAAG tGCCCATCTTTGGAACAGTATGCTGTGAGAGCTTTTGCAGATGCCCTGGAGGTAATTCCCATGGCCCTCTCCGAGAACAGTGGTATGAATCCAATACAGACAATGACCGAAGTGCGGGCGAGGCAggtgaaagaaaataatcctgCCCTGGGCATTGACTGTTTGCAGAAAGGAACAAATG ATATGAAGCAGCAGCATGTTATAGAAACCTTGATTGGCAAGAAGCAGCAGATTTCTCTGGCGACTCAGGTTGTTAGAATGATCCTGAAGATTGATGATATCCGTAGGCCTGGAGAATCCGAAGAGTGA
- the ATPSCKMT gene encoding ATP synthase subunit C lysine N-methyltransferase, translating to MCPALAKAAPQEEGEGGSRRSGWGLLVTAGLGGTLVALYAVATPFVSPALRKVCLPFVPATAEQIQNVLKMLENRSGSLVDIGSGDGRIVIAAAKKGFQAVGYELNPWLVWYSRYRAWRDGVHQNTKFYISDLWKVSFSHYRNVVVFGVPQMMPQLEKKLEEELECNARIIACRFPFPCWIPDHTTGEGIDTVWAYDLKHSRACETKSLEITPKTES from the exons ATGTGCCCGGCGCTGGCGAAGGCGGCCCCGCAGGAGGAGGGCGAGGGCGGCTCCCGCAGGAGCGGCTGGGGCCTGCTGGTCACGGCCGGCCTGGGGGGCACCCTGGTGGCCCTCTATGCTGTGGCCACCCCCTTCGTGAGCCCGGCCCTGAGGAAGGTGTGCCTGCCCTTCGTGCCTGCCACCGCCGAGCAGATCCAGAATGTGCTGAAAATGTTGGAAAACAGAAGCGGCTCCCTAGTTGACATTGGTAGTGGGGATGGCCGCATT gTGATAGCAGCTGCAAAAAAGGGATTCCAGGCTGTTGGATATGAATTGAATCCCTGGCTAGTCTGGTACTCCAGATATCGTGCCTGGAGAGATGGAGTACATCAGAACAccaaattttatatttcagaCTTATGGAAG gtttctttttcccattatagaaatgttgttgtttttggaGTACCTCAAATG ATGCCACAGCTGGAGAAGAAGCTAGAGGAAGAACTTGAATGTAATGCCAGGATCATTGCGTGTCgctttcctttcccttgctGGATTCCAGATCATACTACTGGAGAGGGAATAGACACTGTGTGGGCCTACGATTTGAAACATTCTAGAGCATGTGAAACAAAAAGCTTGGAAATTACACCAAAGACAGAATCTTAA